In a genomic window of Tachysurus vachellii isolate PV-2020 chromosome 13, HZAU_Pvac_v1, whole genome shotgun sequence:
- the acsl4a gene encoding long-chain-fatty-acid--CoA ligase 4, with translation MTMKIDLSNVVLLPVHMLVWLYSVLSFLPWYFLTGAQKKSALAKRLKAKSTKGQIEGPYRCVDHFDSLALMDFPGKDTLDKLFDHAVQRFSRLQCLGTRTILSEENEAQPGGKVFKKLILGDYKWMTYQELDVEVSLFGSGLAALGQQPRHSIAIFCETRAEWMITAQSCFRHNFPLVTFYATLGEDAVAFGLNECGVTHLVTSIELLETKLKSVLSQIPKLRHIIYVDNKSLSTASYLENIQIHSMQSVKELGAKPENLNREIVKPVPSDLAVVMYTSGSTGRPKGVVIVHSNLISGMTGQCERIPGLGPMDTYIAYLPLAHVLEMTAEISCVAYGCKIGYSSAQTLSDQSTKIKKGSKGDCTVLKPTLMAAVPEIMDRIKKNVMSKVQEMNVVQKTLFNLAYNYKLKQIENGYDAPLCNILFKKVRALLGGNVRMMLSGGAPLSSSTQRFMNICFCCPVGQGYGLTETCGAGTITEVTDYTTGRVGAPLICCEVKVRDWLEGGYTKLDRPHPRGEIIIGGPNVTMGYYGRDNTTSEEFFLDENGQRWFCTGDIGEIHSDGCLQIVDRKKDLVKLQAGEYVSLGKVESALKNCTLIDNICAYANSDQNYVISFVVPNQKNLTALAHQKGISGSWMDICNHPLMEMEVLREIKEVATSIKLQRFEIPVKVHLSPEPWTPETGLVTDAFKLKRKELKNHYLHDIERMYGRK, from the exons ATGACTATGAAAATCGACCTTAGCAATGTGGTCCTGCTCCCTGTCCACATGCTGGTATGGCTGTACTCAGTGCTGAGCTTCCTACCATGGTACTTCCTAACGGGAGCCCAGAAGAAGAGCGCCCTTGCCAAGCGACTCAAGGCCAAATCCACCAAAGGTCAAATAGAGGGTCCGTATCGCTGCGTGGACCATTTCGACTCCCTGGCCCTGATGGATTTCCCTGGAAAAGACACACTGGACAAACTGTTCGATCATGCAGTGCAGCGCTTTAGCAGGTTACAGTGCCTGGGAACACGAACAATTCTAAGTGAAGAGAATGAAGCCCAGCCTGGTGGCAAGGTCTTCAAAAAG ctgatTTTGGGGGATTACAAGTGGATGACGTATCAGGAGCTGGATGTTGAAGTTTCTCTCTTTGGTAGTGGCTTGGCAGCACTGGGCCAACAGCCAAGGCACAGCATCGCTATATTCTGTGAGACACGTGCTGAGTGGATGATCACAGCTCAGTCCTGCTTCAGACACAATTTCCCAT TGGTCACATTTTACGCAACTCTTGGAGAAGACGCCGTGGCTTTTGGACTAAATGAGTGTGGTGTAACTCACTTGGTCACTAGTATTGAGCTTCTGGAAACTAAGTTAAAG AGTGTCCTTTCTCAAATCCCCAAACTGAGGCACATCATTTACGTGGACAACAAGAGCCTCAGCACCGCCAGCTATCTAGAGAACATCCAGATTCATAGCATGCAGTCTGTAAAGGAGCTGGGAGCAAAGCCTGAAAACC TGAACAGAGAGATAGTCAAACCCGTCCCCTCAGACCTGGCTGTCGTCATGTACACCAGTGGCTCCACAGGACGACCCAAAGGAGTTGTGATTGTCCATAGCAATCTCATTTCAGGCATGACAGGCCAGTGTGAGAGGATCCCAGGCCTAGG CCCCATGGACACTTATATAGCTTATTTGCCCTTGGCCCATGTGCTGGAGATGACTGCGGAGATCTCGTGTGTCGCATATGGCTGCAAGATTGGTTATTCCTCCGCGCAGACACTCTCTGATCAG tctacaaaaattaaaaagggAAGTAAGGGTGACTGCACTGTCCTGAAGCCAACACTGATGGCAGCTGTACCG GAAATAATGGACCGCATCAAGAAAAATGTCATGAGTAAAGTACAGGAGATGAATGTTGTGCAGAAGACCCTGTTCAATCTGGCCTACAACTACAAGCTGAAGCAGATAGAGAATGGCTACGATGCTCCCCTTTGCAACAT ACTGTTTAAAAAGGTGAGAGCTCTGTTGGGAGGAAATGTCCGAATGATGCTGTCAGGAGGAGCACCTCTTTCCTCTTCCACACAGCGCTTCATGAACATCTGCTTCTGCTGCCCTGTGGGTCAGGGTTACGGCCTCACCGAGACCTGTGGAGCAGGCACCATCACTGAGG TGACTGACTACACCACAGGGAGAGTTGGAGCACCTCTCATTTGTTGTGAGGTCAAAGTCCGAGACTGGCTAGAAG gtGGCTATACAAAGCTGGACAGGCCTCATCCACGAGGAGAGATTATAATTGGTGGTCCAAATGTGACCATGGGCTACTACGGGCGTGACAACACAACCAGTGAGGAATTCTTTTTGGATGAAAATGGACAGCGTTGGTTCTGCACTGGAGATATAGGAGAGATTCATTCTGATGGCTGTCTTCagattgtgg ATCGGAAAAAGGACCTTGTGAAACTGCAGGCTGGAGAATACGTGTCTTTGGGCAAAGTTGAGTCGGCACTGAAGAACTGCACCCTCATTGATAACATCTGCGCATACGCCAACAG TGATCAGAACTACGTGATCAGCTTTGTGGTACCTAACCAAAAGAATCTGACTGCTCTGGCTCATCAGAAGGGTATCAGTGGCTCATGGATGGACATCTGCAACCATCCACTTATGGAGATGGAAGTCTTGCGGGAAATTAAAGAAGTTGCCACTTCaa ttAAACTGCAACGCTTTGAGATCCCGGTAAAAGTTCACCTGAGCCCAGAACCGTGGACTCCTGAAACCGGCTTGGTCACAGACGCGTTTAAACTGAAGAGAAAGGAGCTGAAGAACCACTATCTCCACGATATTGAGCGAATGTACGGTCGCAAATAA
- the nxt2 gene encoding NTF2-related export protein 2 gives MASTIDFRTHVDQSCRYSEEFVNIYYDCMDKKRRNLTRLYLDKATLVWNGNNISGQDALGEFFESLPSSEFQVHTLDCQPVHEQATQGQTTLLVVTAGTVKFDGSKQRYFNQNFLLTAQASPNSDQPVWKIASDCFRFQDWAS, from the exons ATGGCTTCAACTATT GACTTCAGGACACACGTGGATCAGTCGTGCAGATACTCCGAGGAGTTTGTTAACATTTACTATGACTGCATGGACAAAAAAAGACGA AACTTGACAAGACTTTACCTGGATAAAGCCACCCTGGTGTGGAATGGGAATAACATTTCAGGACAGGATGCTCTTGGAGAATTTTTTGAGTCTCTTCCCTCAAGTGAATTCCAGGTGCACACACTCGACTGCCAGCCAGTCCATG AACAAGCTACTCAAGGCCAGACAACATTGCTGGTGGTTACTGCAGGCACGGTCAAGTTTGACGGCAGCAAACAGAGATATTTCAACCAGAACTTCCTGCTAACTGCTCAGGCTTCCCCGAACAGTGACCAGCCAGTGTGGAAAATCGCAAGTGACTGTTTTCGCTTCCAAGATTGGGCAAGCTGA